The proteins below come from a single Prolixibacter sp. NT017 genomic window:
- a CDS encoding glycoside hydrolase family 43 protein, which yields MKKYLFQGITFAIVATSLVLMAFSNGHKSEQSDKKVSEGGTRYLVKDIYIADPSAHVFNGKLYVYPSHDIDAGIPQDDNGDHFAMRDYHVFSMDNIDGKVTDHGVVLDEDDVPWVGRQMWAPDAAEKDGKYYLYFPAKDKTDIFRIGVAVSDKPEGPFKAEANPIRGSFSIDPAVFKDDDGKYYMYFGGIWGGQLQRYRNGKAIECGKEPADNEPELGPQVARMSDNMLQFAEAPRTIQILDKNGKPLLAGDHNRRFFEASWMHKYHGKYYFSYSTGDTHKLCYAIGDSPYGPFTYQGVILTPVVGWTTHHSIVKFQGKWYLFYHDAKPSGGKTWLRSVKVTELKYNKDGSIQTIDGGGASE from the coding sequence ATGAAAAAATACTTATTTCAGGGAATCACGTTTGCCATTGTTGCAACATCACTTGTTTTGATGGCGTTCAGCAATGGGCATAAGTCAGAGCAATCTGATAAGAAAGTAAGTGAGGGCGGAACCCGGTATTTGGTGAAAGATATTTATATCGCTGACCCGTCGGCTCATGTTTTTAACGGAAAACTCTATGTCTATCCTTCGCACGATATCGATGCCGGCATTCCGCAAGATGACAACGGCGATCATTTCGCTATGCGCGATTACCATGTGTTCTCAATGGATAACATAGACGGAAAGGTAACCGATCACGGAGTCGTTCTCGATGAAGATGATGTTCCGTGGGTTGGTCGTCAAATGTGGGCTCCTGATGCTGCTGAAAAAGACGGAAAATACTATCTCTACTTTCCTGCCAAAGATAAGACCGACATTTTCCGCATAGGAGTTGCAGTAAGTGACAAACCGGAAGGTCCGTTCAAAGCGGAGGCGAATCCCATCAGAGGTAGTTTCAGCATCGACCCGGCAGTTTTTAAAGATGATGACGGAAAATACTACATGTACTTTGGCGGAATATGGGGTGGACAGCTGCAGCGTTATCGCAACGGAAAGGCCATTGAATGTGGTAAGGAGCCGGCCGATAATGAGCCGGAATTAGGTCCCCAGGTGGCTCGGATGAGCGACAATATGTTGCAGTTTGCCGAAGCGCCGCGAACAATCCAAATTCTGGATAAGAACGGAAAACCACTGTTGGCAGGCGATCATAACCGCCGTTTCTTTGAAGCTTCCTGGATGCACAAATACCACGGAAAATATTACTTCTCTTACTCAACGGGCGATACACACAAATTGTGTTACGCCATTGGCGATAGCCCTTACGGTCCGTTCACTTACCAGGGCGTGATTCTCACACCGGTAGTGGGATGGACAACCCACCATTCGATTGTGAAGTTCCAGGGAAAATGGTATCTGTTCTATCATGACGCCAAACCTTCCGGTGGAAAAACCTGGTTGCGAAGTGTCAAGGTGACCGAGTTGAAATACAATAAAGATGGTTCCATTCAAACCATTGACGGTGGAGGAGCATCGGAATAG
- a CDS encoding sialate O-acetylesterase has product MKRSKFILLFIFLFIALSGKAEVKLPKLISDGMVLQRQSDVKIWGWAGTNEKIAVQFIGKTYQTEADASGKWNIVLPPLKAGGPYDMTITGKNTIVIKNILVGDVWLCSGQSNMELTMKRVSPRYPEEIKNAGNKFIRYFAVPKTYNFQGPQSKLKSGTWISPDPSNILGFSAVSYFFAKALYDSLQVPVGVINSALGGSPVEAWIDIKTLKKFPKYYHEALRFQSQNLRDSIEKADQERSHKWYSELQSKDLGYRNPSQTWRNPGLNTSGWKTMNLPGYWANTSLGEVNGVVWFRKKIDVPASMANQPAKLLMGRIVDADSVFVNGTFVGTTSYQYPPRRYEIPAHVLKAGENTIVARIISNAGRGGFVPDKPYQISNGKTTIDLKGPWQYRLGAKMAPLAGPTFIRWKPTGLYNAMIAPLENYRIKGAVWYQGESNADRPVEYRYLLKDMIASWRHHWNEGDFPFLVVQLPNYMKAVSEPSESNWALLRESQMKALSLPNTGLAVTIDLGEWNDIHPLDKKDVGNRLVWLAQKVAYGKTHSKYLSPLYQSMKVEGNCIVITFAQVGDGLTVNGGGELRQFAVAGMDKHFVWAKAKIIGKNKVAVYSNKIEHPVAVRYDWADNPEGVNLYTKEGLPAAPFRTDSWMSKETK; this is encoded by the coding sequence ATGAAACGAAGTAAATTCATCCTTTTATTCATTTTCCTTTTTATTGCCCTTTCGGGAAAAGCAGAAGTAAAATTACCAAAGCTCATTAGCGACGGGATGGTTTTGCAGCGACAGTCCGATGTGAAAATCTGGGGTTGGGCCGGCACCAACGAAAAGATAGCGGTGCAGTTTATCGGGAAAACGTATCAAACAGAAGCAGATGCTTCCGGAAAATGGAATATCGTTTTGCCTCCACTTAAAGCCGGTGGTCCATACGATATGACAATTACAGGTAAAAATACCATTGTCATCAAAAATATTCTGGTTGGCGATGTTTGGCTTTGTTCCGGACAATCAAACATGGAACTTACCATGAAGCGGGTAAGTCCAAGGTATCCGGAAGAAATTAAAAACGCAGGGAACAAGTTCATTCGTTATTTTGCTGTTCCCAAAACTTATAACTTTCAAGGTCCGCAAAGCAAATTAAAATCGGGTACGTGGATATCGCCAGATCCATCTAATATCCTCGGTTTTTCAGCGGTGTCCTACTTCTTTGCAAAAGCACTTTACGATTCGCTTCAGGTGCCTGTGGGGGTTATTAATTCTGCCCTCGGAGGTTCGCCGGTGGAAGCCTGGATTGATATAAAAACGTTAAAGAAGTTTCCTAAGTATTATCATGAAGCACTTCGTTTTCAAAGCCAAAATCTTAGAGATAGTATTGAAAAAGCAGATCAGGAGCGTTCTCATAAGTGGTATAGTGAGTTACAGTCGAAAGATTTAGGATACCGGAATCCCTCACAAACGTGGCGTAATCCCGGTTTGAATACTTCCGGTTGGAAGACGATGAACTTGCCCGGTTATTGGGCGAATACTTCGCTGGGGGAGGTAAACGGAGTCGTTTGGTTCCGCAAAAAGATAGATGTTCCGGCATCAATGGCAAATCAACCGGCTAAACTTCTGATGGGGCGTATTGTGGACGCCGATTCAGTGTTTGTAAACGGGACGTTTGTTGGAACTACCAGCTATCAGTATCCACCGCGCAGATATGAAATACCGGCTCATGTTTTAAAGGCCGGCGAAAACACCATTGTGGCGCGTATTATCAGTAATGCCGGTCGGGGAGGCTTCGTGCCCGATAAACCGTACCAGATATCGAATGGTAAAACGACAATAGACTTAAAAGGGCCCTGGCAGTATCGTCTGGGAGCTAAGATGGCTCCATTGGCTGGTCCGACGTTTATTCGATGGAAACCTACGGGGTTATATAATGCCATGATTGCTCCGCTGGAAAATTATCGCATTAAGGGGGCTGTCTGGTATCAGGGGGAATCCAATGCTGATCGTCCGGTAGAATATCGGTATCTGCTAAAAGATATGATTGCGAGTTGGCGTCATCACTGGAACGAAGGTGATTTCCCGTTTTTAGTTGTACAGCTACCTAATTACATGAAGGCTGTTAGCGAACCTTCGGAGAGCAACTGGGCACTGTTGCGGGAATCGCAGATGAAAGCGCTTAGTTTACCTAATACAGGACTGGCTGTTACCATCGACCTGGGAGAATGGAATGATATTCATCCGCTGGATAAGAAAGATGTGGGTAATCGACTGGTATGGCTCGCTCAGAAAGTCGCCTATGGAAAAACGCATTCAAAGTATTTGAGTCCTTTGTATCAATCGATGAAGGTCGAGGGAAATTGTATCGTCATTACTTTCGCTCAGGTTGGAGATGGCCTGACCGTGAATGGAGGCGGAGAGTTGAGACAGTTCGCTGTTGCTGGAATGGACAAACATTTTGTCTGGGCGAAAGCCAAAATTATCGGTAAGAACAAAGTGGCTGTTTACAGTAACAAAATTGAACATCCGGTTGCGGTACGTTACGACTGGGCTGATAACCCGGAAGGAGTGAACCTGTATACCAAAGAAGGCCTGCCTGCAGCTCCGTTCCGGACAGATTCATGGATGAGTAAGGAAACTAAATAG
- a CDS encoding RagB/SusD family nutrient uptake outer membrane protein, which translates to MKRIHIKTFIGAFVMSLFLASCSNNILDEQPRSIYTPDFFKTEKGVYGGLTSLYAHLRYIYGEAYYYNTLETGTDEATYAQSADQNFKVMDMTSQGDITSASSRSDRLWGAAFSDINTASGIIENASAVGISDASIAEARFFRAFDYFLLVQTFGGVPLDLGAGELKFNTSPVRVSTRNTVPEVYTKAIFPDLIKAVNDLPADPRVTGGATQTLARLYLAKAYLTYGWWLQNPNNIPTYPASDRTDPDGHDAQWYFQQAYNVATAAIDDPGPFGLQPTYYDVNWAPNDRNNEILLYADHTETSEYYNGSSLTYSGAGDHDNCAVWMMTWNYTAIRSSSSNTEWSAMSSVQREAEQHLGRPWTRMCPTIGVIKNTFADKTNDSRYDGTFTTVYRGNWDKAGVTGPVYNANYMQVQPGDAILTFLNNDPSTPLTYPSGQGDSNIGAAEVPGRSDFVIAPSGISRIVYPGLWKLGTYRTDNNGGLGQPNAASTRPFNIAKFSELYFIAAEAAVKGAATTAGKSARELINVIRARAGKWRYDNNGDSIKVEDHSAEMVAATPANITIDYILAERSREYYGEGYRWFDLVRTQKWGELASTYQIGGANYGDHTPQTVTRNIQPYLYLRPIPQSQIDGLEMSEADKAAYQNPGYN; encoded by the coding sequence ATGAAACGTATACATATAAAAACTTTTATTGGAGCATTCGTGATGTCGTTGTTCCTCGCGTCTTGCTCTAATAATATTCTGGATGAGCAACCGCGCAGTATTTATACACCAGATTTTTTCAAAACCGAGAAAGGTGTTTACGGTGGATTAACTTCTCTGTATGCACACCTGCGCTATATCTACGGAGAAGCATACTACTATAATACCCTGGAAACCGGTACCGACGAAGCAACCTATGCGCAGAGTGCGGACCAGAACTTTAAAGTCATGGACATGACCAGTCAGGGTGATATCACCTCGGCCAGTAGCCGAAGCGACAGGTTATGGGGAGCGGCTTTTTCTGATATCAACACAGCTAGTGGTATCATCGAAAATGCCAGCGCAGTAGGTATCTCAGACGCTTCGATTGCAGAAGCCAGATTTTTCCGTGCGTTTGACTACTTTTTGCTAGTGCAGACTTTTGGCGGAGTCCCTCTGGACCTGGGAGCAGGGGAGCTGAAGTTTAACACATCTCCTGTGAGGGTTTCAACCCGTAACACAGTGCCGGAGGTATATACCAAAGCAATATTCCCCGACTTAATAAAAGCCGTAAACGACCTTCCGGCAGATCCAAGGGTAACAGGTGGTGCCACCCAAACGCTTGCCCGTCTTTATCTGGCTAAAGCTTATCTGACATACGGATGGTGGCTCCAAAACCCTAATAATATTCCTACTTATCCGGCGAGTGACCGTACCGATCCGGATGGACATGATGCACAGTGGTATTTTCAGCAGGCGTATAATGTGGCAACAGCTGCTATAGACGATCCAGGCCCCTTCGGACTGCAGCCCACTTACTATGACGTTAACTGGGCTCCGAATGATCGTAATAATGAAATATTGCTATATGCCGATCACACAGAGACAAGCGAATATTACAACGGAAGTAGTCTTACCTATAGTGGTGCCGGGGACCACGATAACTGTGCCGTTTGGATGATGACGTGGAACTATACGGCGATTCGCAGTAGTTCGTCCAATACAGAATGGTCGGCCATGAGTTCTGTTCAGCGTGAGGCGGAGCAGCACCTGGGACGTCCGTGGACCCGCATGTGTCCTACGATTGGTGTAATCAAAAATACTTTTGCTGATAAAACAAACGATTCACGGTACGACGGTACCTTTACAACGGTTTACCGGGGTAATTGGGATAAAGCTGGTGTTACTGGTCCGGTATATAACGCCAACTATATGCAGGTGCAGCCAGGTGATGCCATATTAACTTTCCTGAATAATGACCCGTCGACGCCTCTTACGTATCCTAGCGGGCAAGGTGATAGCAATATAGGTGCAGCTGAAGTGCCCGGAAGATCCGACTTTGTGATTGCACCGAGTGGAATTAGCCGGATTGTATATCCGGGATTGTGGAAATTGGGTACTTACCGTACTGATAACAATGGAGGTTTAGGACAGCCAAACGCTGCCAGTACTCGTCCCTTTAACATTGCGAAATTTTCGGAGCTTTACTTTATAGCTGCCGAAGCTGCCGTGAAAGGAGCAGCAACAACAGCTGGCAAAAGCGCGCGTGAACTGATTAATGTGATTCGCGCACGTGCCGGAAAATGGCGCTATGACAACAATGGAGATTCCATTAAAGTAGAAGACCATAGTGCTGAGATGGTTGCTGCTACACCGGCGAATATTACAATTGATTACATCCTTGCTGAGCGTTCACGCGAATATTATGGCGAGGGTTATCGGTGGTTCGACTTGGTACGCACACAGAAGTGGGGTGAACTCGCTTCCACTTATCAAATTGGCGGAGCCAATTATGGAGACCATACGCCGCAAACTGTAACACGGAATATTCAACCTTATCTGTATCTGCGTCCTATTCCGCAGAGTCAGATCGATGGACTTGAAATGAGCGAAGCAGATAAAGCAGCCTACCAAAATCCAGGTTATAATTAA
- a CDS encoding glycosyl hydrolase 115 family protein encodes MEEIRRTKKIWSGSLWVFLFTLGFLLQSCQSQVAPKGENQPIHNYMSTTEVDNGFTLAQNGKTAPIVIGSGDYKGVKLIAGFVQNDLQKVTQTKPMLVVGDIPKAKEIILAGTVGKSSLIQQLIDQHKIDVSDIKGKWEATVTQVVDNPFPGVQKALVIAGSDKRGTLYGLFDLSRNMGVSPWNWWADVPVPVRTALYVKQGRYLVDSPKVKYRGIFLNDEEPALGRWAVANYGGFNHKFYEKVFELLLRLRGNYMWPAMWWASFNSDDPENPKLADEMGIVMGTSHHEPMMRAHAEWAPYRKKGIPWDYTKSKAVLDTFWTKGIERMDHHESIVTVGMRGDGDEAMGDKTNIALLERIVADQRKIIEKVTGKPAKDTPQLWALYKEVQDYYDKGMRVPDDVTLLLCDDNWGNIRKLPRLDAKPRSGGYGIYYHFDYVGGPRNYKWLNTNPLPRVWEQMHLAYKHGVDCIWLVNVGDLKPMELPISFFLDYAWDPDAMPKEKLPEYTTQWAAQQFGTEHAKEIGRMLQLYAKYNGRRKPELLSPETYSLNHYQEYERVVNEYNQLAREAEELGRKMPAKYKDAYYELVLHPITACANLNALYYAAAKNHQAFERESAVTNDWGDSVKARFEKDSLITVYYHTKLADGKWNHMMAQTHIGYTSWQEPRYNRMPKVDELNLPAEAKMGVAIQGTDTFSTEGTFAEELPEMDSFNRKPVYVDVFNRGEKPFKYEITNTQPWLKAEPESGTIQKEQRIWLSVDWNNVPEGKHVVAVEIKQEEGETVTVNAVVDHPTQPDAKTFNGFVESNGYVSMEAAHYTRNIPANGIQWEEIPGLGRTLSAMSPFPVTAKPQSPGQDCPHMDYDMYLYHSGTVKVSLYLSPTLNFYNDNGLQLAVSFDDQKPVVVNMNKHENPQTWGSWVSNEINMQEVNLPIENPGKHTLKVWMVDSAVVLQKIVVGAGGEKTSYLGPPESARLK; translated from the coding sequence ATGGAGGAAATCAGAAGAACAAAAAAAATATGGAGCGGTAGCCTTTGGGTGTTTTTGTTTACTCTTGGGTTTTTGTTGCAATCGTGTCAGTCGCAGGTTGCCCCGAAAGGGGAAAATCAACCCATTCACAATTACATGAGCACGACTGAAGTTGATAACGGCTTTACGCTTGCGCAGAATGGCAAAACAGCACCTATCGTTATTGGCAGCGGTGATTATAAAGGCGTGAAACTCATTGCGGGCTTTGTTCAGAACGACTTGCAAAAAGTTACGCAGACAAAACCCATGCTGGTAGTCGGAGATATTCCGAAGGCAAAGGAGATTATTCTGGCGGGTACGGTCGGAAAGAGTTCGTTGATTCAGCAACTTATCGATCAGCACAAAATCGATGTTTCCGATATCAAAGGCAAGTGGGAAGCAACTGTCACCCAGGTTGTGGACAATCCTTTCCCGGGGGTTCAGAAGGCGCTGGTCATCGCCGGAAGCGACAAGCGGGGAACCCTTTACGGTTTGTTCGATTTGTCGCGTAACATGGGTGTATCGCCGTGGAATTGGTGGGCTGATGTACCGGTTCCGGTGCGTACAGCACTTTACGTAAAGCAGGGGCGTTATTTGGTGGATTCGCCGAAAGTAAAATACCGGGGAATCTTTCTAAATGACGAAGAGCCGGCATTGGGACGTTGGGCGGTAGCCAATTATGGTGGCTTCAATCACAAGTTCTATGAAAAGGTATTTGAACTACTGCTGCGCCTGCGAGGCAACTACATGTGGCCGGCGATGTGGTGGGCCAGCTTCAATAGTGATGACCCGGAAAACCCGAAACTCGCTGACGAAATGGGAATCGTGATGGGAACCTCGCACCACGAGCCTATGATGCGGGCGCATGCCGAGTGGGCTCCCTACCGCAAAAAGGGCATTCCCTGGGATTATACCAAGAGTAAGGCAGTGCTGGATACCTTCTGGACCAAAGGCATCGAACGGATGGACCATCACGAAAGTATTGTCACGGTTGGAATGCGTGGCGACGGCGATGAAGCAATGGGAGACAAAACCAATATTGCCCTGCTGGAGCGAATTGTAGCTGACCAGCGGAAAATCATAGAGAAAGTGACTGGCAAACCAGCCAAAGATACACCACAGCTGTGGGCACTCTATAAGGAAGTGCAGGATTACTACGATAAGGGCATGCGTGTTCCCGATGATGTGACTTTGTTGTTGTGTGATGATAACTGGGGAAATATTCGCAAGCTTCCCAGATTGGATGCGAAGCCTCGTTCCGGCGGCTATGGTATTTATTACCACTTCGATTATGTGGGCGGACCGCGTAACTACAAATGGCTAAACACCAATCCGCTGCCTCGGGTATGGGAACAGATGCACCTGGCTTATAAACACGGTGTCGATTGCATTTGGTTGGTGAACGTGGGCGATCTCAAACCGATGGAACTGCCCATTTCGTTCTTCCTGGATTATGCATGGGACCCTGATGCCATGCCGAAAGAGAAGTTGCCGGAATATACGACCCAATGGGCTGCTCAGCAATTCGGCACCGAACATGCCAAAGAGATTGGCCGAATGCTTCAGTTGTACGCCAAATACAACGGACGCCGGAAACCGGAATTACTATCTCCCGAAACCTACAGTCTGAACCATTACCAGGAGTATGAACGGGTGGTGAATGAATATAATCAGTTGGCCCGGGAGGCAGAAGAGCTGGGGCGTAAAATGCCTGCAAAATACAAAGATGCTTATTACGAGTTGGTACTGCACCCAATTACAGCATGCGCCAATTTGAATGCCTTGTATTACGCTGCCGCGAAAAACCACCAGGCTTTTGAACGGGAGAGCGCTGTGACCAATGACTGGGGCGATTCCGTCAAGGCGCGTTTTGAGAAGGATTCGCTGATAACGGTTTACTATCATACCAAGCTGGCCGACGGCAAGTGGAATCATATGATGGCTCAGACACACATCGGCTACACGAGTTGGCAGGAACCAAGGTACAACCGTATGCCGAAAGTGGATGAACTCAATCTTCCCGCAGAGGCGAAAATGGGCGTAGCGATACAGGGAACTGACACCTTCAGTACAGAAGGCACCTTCGCAGAGGAGCTTCCGGAGATGGATAGTTTCAACCGGAAGCCGGTTTACGTTGATGTGTTTAACCGTGGGGAAAAGCCATTCAAATACGAGATTACAAATACTCAGCCCTGGTTGAAAGCCGAGCCGGAAAGCGGAACCATCCAAAAAGAGCAACGGATTTGGTTGTCAGTCGACTGGAACAATGTCCCGGAAGGTAAACACGTGGTAGCTGTGGAAATAAAACAAGAAGAAGGGGAAACGGTTACTGTAAACGCGGTTGTTGATCATCCTACTCAGCCTGATGCAAAGACGTTTAACGGGTTTGTAGAAAGTAACGGTTATGTTTCTATGGAGGCCGCACATTATACCCGGAATATTCCGGCTAATGGAATTCAATGGGAAGAAATCCCGGGTTTGGGCCGGACGCTTTCAGCGATGTCTCCTTTCCCGGTAACGGCAAAACCACAGTCTCCCGGACAGGATTGTCCCCACATGGATTACGACATGTACCTGTATCATTCAGGAACCGTAAAAGTCAGCCTGTATCTTTCGCCTACGCTGAATTTCTATAATGATAATGGATTGCAGCTGGCGGTTTCATTTGATGACCAGAAGCCAGTTGTTGTTAACATGAATAAGCATGAAAATCCCCAAACCTGGGGCAGCTGGGTCAGCAATGAAATCAACATGCAGGAAGTCAATTTACCAATAGAAAATCCCGGCAAGCATACGCTGAAGGTCTGGATGGTTGATTCGGCTGTAGTGCTGCAGAAGATTGTTGTAGGCGCCGGAGGCGAGAAAACATCTTATCTGGGACCACCGGAAAGTGCCAGATTAAAATAG